A section of the Microbacterium forte genome encodes:
- the hemW gene encoding radical SAM family heme chaperone HemW, whose protein sequence is MAGPLPLGDPAPADGRLPSDLPIDRAVPFSAYLHVPFCRVRCGYCDFNTYTSGELRGAKQEDYASTLITEIDLARRVLADAGALRPMDTVFFGGGTPTLLPAGDLARMLDAATDAFGLVDGAEVTVEANPDTVTPDVARTLADAGVTRLSIGMQSAVPHVLAALDRTHRPENVTTAVAAAKDAGLAVSVDLIYGAPGESLADWESSIEAALALDSDHISAYALIIEDGTKLARQIRRGEVPSPDDDLQADMYELADARLAAAGFDWYEISNWSRSVAQRSRHNLAYWRGSDWWGFGPGAHSHVAGLRWWNVKHPAAYAQRLAASESPAAGTERPDEESTMLERVLLLSRIREGIAVADLQADKRTRVAGLIADGLVDPAAAVRGRVQLTLRGRLLADAVVRELTD, encoded by the coding sequence ATGGCCGGCCCGCTTCCTCTCGGCGATCCGGCACCGGCCGACGGCCGTCTTCCGTCCGATCTGCCGATCGATCGCGCCGTGCCTTTCTCGGCCTATCTGCACGTCCCGTTCTGCCGGGTGCGCTGCGGCTACTGCGACTTCAACACCTACACGTCCGGCGAGCTCCGAGGCGCGAAGCAGGAGGACTACGCCTCGACGCTGATCACGGAGATCGACCTCGCGAGACGCGTCCTCGCGGACGCGGGCGCGCTGCGCCCCATGGACACGGTGTTCTTCGGCGGAGGCACGCCCACCCTGCTGCCGGCCGGTGACCTCGCCCGCATGCTCGATGCTGCGACAGATGCGTTCGGGCTGGTCGACGGCGCAGAGGTCACGGTGGAGGCGAACCCCGATACGGTGACGCCGGACGTCGCTCGAACCCTCGCGGATGCCGGGGTCACGCGGCTGTCGATCGGCATGCAGTCGGCCGTTCCCCATGTGCTCGCGGCTCTCGACCGCACCCACCGGCCCGAGAATGTGACGACAGCCGTCGCGGCAGCGAAGGATGCGGGTCTCGCGGTCAGCGTCGACCTGATCTACGGAGCGCCGGGGGAGTCGCTGGCCGACTGGGAATCTTCGATCGAGGCGGCGCTGGCGCTCGACTCCGACCACATCTCGGCCTATGCGCTGATCATCGAGGACGGCACCAAGCTCGCCCGGCAGATCCGCCGGGGCGAGGTGCCGTCGCCGGACGACGATCTGCAGGCCGACATGTACGAGCTCGCCGATGCGCGTCTCGCGGCGGCGGGCTTCGACTGGTACGAGATCAGCAACTGGTCTCGCAGCGTGGCCCAGCGCTCGCGACACAACCTCGCATACTGGCGGGGAAGCGACTGGTGGGGGTTCGGCCCCGGCGCGCACAGCCATGTCGCTGGTCTGCGGTGGTGGAACGTCAAGCACCCGGCCGCCTACGCTCAGCGTCTCGCGGCCTCGGAGTCGCCCGCGGCGGGCACCGAGCGCCCCGACGAGGAGTCCACGATGCTCGAGCGGGTCCTGCTCCTGAGCCGGATCCGCGAGGGGATCGCGGTCGCCGACCTCCAGGCAGACAAACGCACCAGGGTCGCCGGCCTGATCGCGGACGGACTCGTCGACCCGGCCGCCGCAGTGCGCGGACGCGTTCAGCTCACTCTGCGCGGTCGGCTGCTCGCCGACGCCGTGGTGCGCGAACTCACCGACTGA
- the lepA gene encoding translation elongation factor 4, which produces MSPRALTPLQPAATPSAQIRNFCIIAHIDHGKSTLADRMLQITGVVSDRDMRAQYLDRMDIERERGITIKSQAVRMPWEIDGETFALNMIDTPGHVDFTYEVSRSLAACEGAILLVDAAQGIEAQTLANLYLALENDLHIIPVLNKIDLPAADPDKYAKELASLIGGKPEDVLRVSGKTGVGVEELLDRLVKEIPAPVGDADAPARAMIFDSVYDAYRGVVTYVRMIDGSLSPRERIQMMSTGATHEALEVGVSSPEPVPTKGLGVGEVGYLITGVKDVRLSKVGDTVTTARRPATEALAGYTDPKPMVFSGIYPIDGSDYAELREALDKLKLSDASLQYEPETSVALGFGFRCGFLGLLHLEIITERLEREFGLDLITTAPSVIYEVLTSDTGETVTVTNPSEYPDGRIGSVSEPMVKTAILLPKDYVGTVMELCQSRRGSLLGMEYFSEERVELRYMMPLGEIVFDFFDQLKSKTQGYASLDYEPAGQQEADLVKVDILLQGDKVDAFSSIVHRDKAYAYGTLMTERLRKLIPRQNFEVPIQAAIGARIIARETIRALRKDVLAKCYGGDISRKRKLLEKQKEGKKRMKMVGRVEVPQEAFIAALSGDVEGKEKK; this is translated from the coding sequence ATGTCACCACGCGCCCTCACTCCGCTTCAGCCTGCCGCGACGCCTTCGGCGCAGATCCGCAATTTCTGCATCATCGCGCACATCGATCACGGCAAGTCGACCCTCGCCGACCGCATGCTCCAGATCACCGGCGTGGTCTCGGACCGTGACATGCGCGCGCAGTACCTCGACCGCATGGACATCGAGCGCGAGCGCGGCATCACCATCAAGAGCCAGGCCGTGCGGATGCCGTGGGAGATCGACGGCGAGACCTTCGCGCTCAACATGATCGACACCCCGGGGCACGTCGACTTCACGTACGAGGTGTCACGTTCTCTCGCCGCGTGCGAGGGAGCGATCCTGCTCGTCGACGCCGCCCAGGGCATCGAGGCCCAGACGCTCGCGAACCTCTATCTGGCGCTCGAGAACGATCTGCACATCATCCCCGTGCTGAACAAGATCGATCTGCCGGCGGCCGATCCCGACAAGTACGCCAAGGAGCTGGCATCGCTCATCGGCGGCAAGCCGGAGGACGTGCTGCGGGTTTCGGGCAAGACCGGTGTGGGGGTCGAGGAACTGCTCGATCGCCTGGTCAAGGAGATCCCGGCGCCCGTCGGCGATGCCGATGCCCCGGCCCGCGCCATGATCTTCGACTCCGTCTACGACGCCTATCGAGGCGTGGTCACCTACGTCCGCATGATCGACGGAAGTCTGTCCCCGCGCGAGCGCATCCAGATGATGTCCACGGGTGCTACCCACGAGGCGCTCGAGGTCGGCGTGTCGAGCCCGGAGCCGGTGCCCACCAAGGGTCTGGGTGTCGGCGAGGTCGGCTACCTCATCACCGGCGTGAAGGACGTGCGGCTCTCCAAGGTCGGAGACACCGTCACGACGGCGCGCAGGCCCGCGACCGAGGCCCTCGCCGGCTACACCGACCCGAAGCCCATGGTCTTCTCGGGCATCTACCCGATCGACGGCAGCGACTATGCGGAGCTGCGCGAAGCGCTCGACAAGCTGAAGCTCTCCGACGCCTCGCTCCAGTACGAGCCCGAGACGTCGGTCGCCCTCGGGTTCGGATTCCGATGCGGTTTCCTCGGCCTGCTGCACCTCGAGATCATCACCGAACGTCTCGAGCGCGAGTTCGGTCTCGACCTCATCACGACCGCGCCCAGCGTGATCTACGAGGTGCTCACCAGCGACACCGGCGAGACCGTGACGGTCACGAACCCGAGCGAGTACCCCGACGGGCGCATCGGCTCCGTGTCCGAGCCCATGGTCAAGACGGCCATCCTGCTGCCCAAGGACTACGTCGGCACCGTCATGGAGCTCTGCCAGTCCCGCCGCGGCTCGCTTCTGGGCATGGAGTACTTCTCGGAGGAGCGCGTGGAGCTGCGATACATGATGCCGCTCGGCGAGATCGTCTTCGATTTCTTCGATCAGCTCAAGTCGAAGACTCAGGGTTATGCGTCGCTCGACTACGAGCCCGCCGGACAGCAGGAAGCGGACCTCGTGAAGGTCGACATCCTGTTGCAGGGCGACAAGGTCGATGCGTTCAGCTCGATCGTGCATCGCGACAAGGCCTACGCGTACGGCACGCTCATGACGGAGCGACTGCGCAAGCTGATCCCTCGCCAGAACTTCGAGGTGCCGATCCAGGCCGCCATCGGCGCCAGGATCATCGCCCGCGAGACGATCAGAGCGCTGCGCAAGGACGTGCTCGCCAAGTGCTACGGCGGTGACATCAGCCGTAAGCGCAAGCTCCTCGAGAAGCAGAAAGAGGGCAAGAAGCGCATGAAGATGGTCGGACGGGTCGAGGTCCCCCAGGAGGCGTTCATCGCTGCACTCTCGGGAGATGTCGAAGGCAAGGAAAAGAAGTAG
- a CDS encoding ABC transporter permease — MALESIGVSPEIADKPKNRKRTSMLTLYTRRFMRNRGALIGVVILALLVVFAIVGPLISPYSHTDLDFLALRTGPSAEHWFGTNGSGNDNFAQVAVGLQRSMMIAALVAIGTTVVSAIVGATAAYFGGRYERIMLAIIHFMMVVPNFLILAMISNDAGGNWLVISLVMIFIVGWFFPARVIWTLSLSIREREYVHAARYAGLSGMRIVIRHMLPNIGSLLVINFTLGVVSAVLTETALSFLGFGVKLPDVSLGALIGYGSSTLVSAPWLFYFPAAALTLLTVSMALIADGLRDALDPTSAAGGRA; from the coding sequence ATGGCTCTGGAAAGCATCGGGGTCTCCCCCGAAATCGCAGACAAGCCGAAGAACCGCAAGCGCACTTCGATGCTGACGCTGTACACGCGTCGCTTCATGCGCAACCGCGGCGCGCTGATCGGCGTCGTCATCCTCGCTCTGCTGGTGGTCTTCGCGATCGTCGGTCCGCTGATCTCGCCCTATTCGCACACCGACCTCGACTTCCTCGCGCTGCGCACGGGGCCGTCGGCCGAGCACTGGTTCGGGACGAACGGATCGGGCAACGACAACTTCGCGCAGGTCGCTGTCGGCCTCCAGCGCTCGATGATGATCGCTGCGCTGGTGGCGATCGGCACGACCGTGGTCTCGGCCATCGTCGGTGCGACGGCCGCGTACTTCGGCGGACGCTACGAGCGCATCATGCTCGCCATCATCCACTTCATGATGGTCGTGCCGAACTTCCTCATCCTCGCGATGATCTCGAACGACGCCGGCGGAAACTGGCTCGTGATCTCGCTCGTGATGATCTTCATCGTCGGATGGTTCTTCCCCGCGCGCGTCATCTGGACGCTGTCGCTGTCGATCCGCGAGCGCGAGTACGTCCACGCCGCCCGCTACGCCGGTCTGTCGGGCATGCGGATCGTGATCCGCCACATGCTGCCGAACATCGGCTCACTGCTGGTGATCAACTTCACCCTCGGCGTCGTCTCGGCGGTGCTCACCGAGACCGCCCTGTCGTTCCTCGGGTTCGGTGTGAAGCTGCCCGACGTCTCACTCGGTGCGCTCATCGGCTACGGCTCGAGCACGCTCGTGAGTGCGCCGTGGCTGTTCTACTTCCCCGCGGCGGCGCTGACGCTGCTCACCGTCTCGATGGCACTCATCGCCGACGGTCTGCGCGACGCCCTCGATCCGACCTCGGCGGCTGGAGGTCGCGCATGA
- a CDS encoding ABC transporter permease: protein MIKYLLRRLLGWVLMIVIATNITYFLAWLYLDPENNYVGRRPPLSADQIDNLLGPRNLSESVPLIERWWTWFSNILFHWNWGLSPTGESINEQVAYRVWISAELVLGATIITTILGIALGVYTASRQYKLADRIGQGTSIITMNIPTVVAGFALVLLAINFNNAVGTTVFYVVGSSSQGVEGFFPVLVDVLQHLTLPTLALVLTGYAGIHFLQRSLLLDNIKADYVRTARAKGLTKQQAIRKHALRTSLIPVTTQVAFTIPAVFTGAVLTETIFNWNGMGRYFIQTLNNNDIHGVVAVAAFGALMTAIGAILADIAVVVLDPRVRVS from the coding sequence TTGATCAAGTATCTGTTGCGCCGCCTGCTGGGTTGGGTGCTGATGATCGTCATCGCGACGAACATCACCTACTTCCTCGCGTGGCTGTACCTCGACCCTGAGAACAACTACGTCGGACGGCGTCCTCCTCTCTCCGCCGACCAGATCGACAATCTGCTGGGTCCTCGCAACCTCAGCGAGTCGGTGCCTCTCATCGAGCGGTGGTGGACCTGGTTCTCGAACATCCTCTTCCACTGGAACTGGGGCCTCAGCCCGACGGGCGAGTCGATCAACGAGCAGGTCGCCTACCGCGTCTGGATCAGTGCCGAGCTCGTGCTCGGTGCGACGATCATCACGACGATCCTCGGCATCGCCCTCGGCGTGTACACCGCCTCGCGGCAGTACAAGCTCGCTGACCGCATCGGTCAGGGCACGAGCATCATCACGATGAACATCCCCACCGTCGTCGCCGGCTTCGCTCTGGTCCTTCTGGCGATCAACTTCAACAACGCGGTCGGCACGACCGTCTTCTACGTGGTGGGTTCGTCCAGTCAGGGGGTGGAGGGCTTCTTCCCCGTACTCGTCGATGTGCTGCAGCATCTGACCCTCCCCACGCTGGCCCTCGTACTCACGGGGTATGCCGGCATCCACTTCCTCCAGCGCTCGCTGCTGCTCGACAACATCAAGGCCGATTACGTGCGCACCGCACGGGCGAAGGGGCTGACCAAGCAGCAGGCGATCCGCAAGCACGCTCTGCGAACGTCGCTGATCCCCGTCACGACGCAGGTCGCATTCACCATCCCGGCCGTCTTCACGGGTGCGGTGCTGACCGAGACGATCTTCAACTGGAACGGGATGGGGCGCTACTTCATCCAGACCCTCAACAACAACGACATCCACGGCGTCGTCGCGGTCGCGGCATTCGGCGCCCTGATGACCGCGATCGGCGCGATCCTCGCCGACATCGCCGTCGTCGTCCTCGATCCGAGAGTGCGGGTGAGCTGA
- a CDS encoding DUF1990 family protein, with translation MRRGTFRDDTVDYAAVGATHAPDLMQYPPERSIPAENSWRIGSGVERFRSAGEALLTWTAQRASGLSVDDVRPAPGPAYAGVSFDAEGNPIAPSKNDVEQRFDAEGTPFAGPGMTLRLHGRVSGMRADAELRVISVTEEKRRIGFVLGTVGGSVVRGEESFDIDWREDNDEVWFTVRAFDAPNSLLYRVIPPLVKRRRRELFARYLRAISPLYATPV, from the coding sequence ATGCGGCGCGGGACTTTCCGAGACGACACGGTGGACTATGCGGCCGTGGGTGCGACCCACGCGCCCGACCTGATGCAGTACCCGCCGGAGCGCAGCATCCCTGCGGAGAACTCCTGGCGGATCGGCAGCGGTGTCGAGCGGTTCCGGTCTGCGGGCGAAGCACTCCTCACCTGGACGGCGCAGCGCGCATCAGGTCTGAGCGTCGATGATGTCCGTCCGGCTCCCGGCCCCGCGTACGCAGGTGTGAGCTTCGATGCCGAGGGAAATCCGATCGCCCCGAGCAAGAACGACGTCGAGCAGCGTTTCGATGCCGAGGGAACTCCGTTCGCAGGGCCGGGGATGACTCTTCGTCTGCATGGGCGTGTGAGTGGGATGCGAGCGGATGCCGAGCTCCGCGTGATCTCGGTGACCGAGGAGAAGCGACGGATCGGCTTCGTGCTCGGCACCGTCGGCGGGTCGGTCGTGCGGGGCGAGGAGTCGTTCGACATCGACTGGCGCGAAGACAACGACGAGGTCTGGTTCACGGTGCGGGCGTTCGACGCCCCCAACTCCCTGCTCTACCGCGTCATCCCGCCTCTCGTGAAGCGTCGCCGACGTGAGCTCTTCGCGCGCTATCTGCGGGCGATCTCGCCGCTGTACGCGACCCCCGTCTGA
- a CDS encoding ABC transporter ATP-binding protein — translation MSTVLSVRDLKVSFPSEAGRVDAVRGVSFDLEAGKTLGIVGESGSGKSVTSLAIMGLLDDNAKVSGSIVYDGQELLGKSDKQLSVIRGNGMAMVFQDPLTSLTPVFTIGDQLIEALTVHRRLSKKDAWDRSVELLKLVGIPEAERRMKAFPHEFSGGMRQRVVIAIAMANNPKLIIADEPTTALDVTIQAQILELMEKAQEETGAAMIIITHDMGVVAKTADDVLVMYAGKPVEHAPVRELFYRTRMPYSIGLLGAIPRVDKTEKVPLIPIKGNPPLLINLPDACPFAARCPIAIDACREREPDLLPITTSGHTDHSVACIRANDIDDDGKIGGLPVFPIPEIPESTLAKVPREDRPITLEAVNLNKIFPLMKGAFFKRKVGEVHAVKGISFDIRQGETLAIVGESGSGKTTTLLQIMDLVEQEDGDIRIGGTSVADIKNRAEERKLRRDLQIVFQDPMGALDPRMTVWDIIAEPMLAIGMSKDDVFDRVEELMGLVGLDPAHSDRFPQAFSGGQRQRIGIARALSTNPKIVVLDEPVSALDVSIQAGVINLLDELKAKLGLSYLFVAHDLAVVRHIADRVAVMYKGSFVEHGDVDQVFDDPQHPYTKALLSAIPIPDPDIERTRERIILPVEGFDAEAIAAS, via the coding sequence ATGAGTACTGTTCTTTCGGTCCGAGACCTCAAGGTCAGCTTCCCGTCCGAAGCTGGTCGCGTGGACGCCGTGCGTGGGGTCTCCTTCGATCTCGAAGCGGGCAAGACGCTCGGTATCGTCGGCGAATCCGGCTCCGGCAAGTCCGTCACCTCGCTCGCGATCATGGGCCTGCTCGACGACAATGCCAAGGTCAGCGGCTCCATCGTCTACGACGGCCAGGAGCTTCTCGGCAAGTCCGACAAGCAGCTCTCGGTGATCCGCGGCAACGGCATGGCCATGGTCTTCCAGGACCCGCTGACGTCGCTCACTCCGGTCTTCACGATCGGCGACCAGCTGATCGAGGCGCTCACCGTGCACCGTCGACTGTCGAAGAAGGATGCCTGGGACCGCTCGGTCGAGCTGCTGAAGCTCGTGGGGATCCCCGAGGCGGAGCGCCGGATGAAGGCGTTCCCGCACGAGTTCTCCGGCGGCATGCGCCAGCGCGTCGTGATCGCCATCGCGATGGCCAACAATCCGAAGCTGATCATCGCCGACGAGCCGACCACCGCGCTCGACGTCACCATCCAGGCGCAGATCCTCGAGCTCATGGAGAAGGCGCAGGAGGAGACCGGCGCCGCGATGATCATCATCACCCACGACATGGGAGTCGTCGCGAAGACCGCCGACGACGTGCTTGTGATGTACGCGGGAAAGCCCGTCGAGCACGCACCGGTGCGCGAACTGTTCTACCGCACCCGGATGCCGTACTCGATCGGCCTGCTCGGAGCCATCCCCCGCGTCGACAAGACCGAGAAGGTGCCGCTGATCCCGATCAAGGGCAACCCTCCGCTGCTGATCAACCTGCCGGATGCGTGCCCGTTCGCGGCGCGCTGCCCGATCGCTATCGATGCGTGCCGTGAGCGTGAGCCCGACCTGCTGCCGATTACCACGAGCGGGCACACCGATCACTCGGTCGCCTGCATCCGCGCGAACGACATCGACGACGATGGGAAGATCGGCGGGCTGCCGGTGTTCCCGATCCCCGAGATCCCCGAGAGCACGCTCGCCAAGGTGCCGCGCGAGGATCGCCCGATCACGCTGGAGGCGGTCAACCTCAACAAGATCTTCCCGCTGATGAAGGGCGCATTCTTCAAGCGCAAGGTCGGCGAGGTGCACGCTGTCAAGGGCATCAGCTTCGACATCCGCCAGGGTGAGACCCTCGCGATCGTCGGCGAGTCCGGCAGCGGCAAGACCACGACGCTGCTGCAGATCATGGACCTGGTCGAGCAGGAGGACGGCGACATCCGGATCGGCGGCACCAGCGTCGCCGACATCAAGAACCGTGCAGAGGAGCGCAAGCTCCGCCGCGACCTGCAGATCGTGTTCCAGGATCCGATGGGGGCACTCGACCCTCGAATGACCGTCTGGGACATCATCGCCGAGCCGATGCTCGCGATCGGCATGAGCAAGGACGATGTGTTCGACCGCGTCGAAGAGCTCATGGGGCTCGTCGGTCTCGACCCCGCGCACAGCGATCGATTCCCCCAGGCGTTCTCGGGCGGCCAGCGTCAGCGCATCGGCATCGCACGAGCACTGTCGACGAACCCCAAGATCGTCGTGCTCGACGAGCCCGTCTCGGCGCTCGACGTCTCGATCCAGGCCGGCGTGATCAACCTGCTCGACGAGCTGAAGGCCAAGCTCGGCCTGTCGTATCTGTTCGTCGCCCATGACCTCGCGGTCGTGCGGCACATCGCCGACCGGGTCGCCGTGATGTACAAGGGATCGTTCGTCGAGCACGGTGATGTCGATCAGGTGTTCGACGATCCACAGCATCCGTACACGAAGGCGCTGCTGTCGGCGATCCCGATTCCCGACCCTGACATCGAGCGCACCCGCGAGCGGATCATCCTCCCGGTCGAAGGCTTCGACGCCGAGGCGATCGCCGCCAGCTGA